Proteins encoded in a region of the Clostridium beijerinckii genome:
- a CDS encoding nitroreductase family protein, with protein MNEVIQNIITRRSIRVYKEEQISDEDLSKILEAAKFAPSGMNSQDWHFTAVQNREKINKLISAAKEALQNSPIEQLNKMANNPNFNPFYNAPTIVITSCDKNLPVGQSDCAAAIQNIMLAAHSLNIGSCWVHTLAMVGDDPNVRNVLTELGIPENYATFGTATLGFNGGKEPKAPTRKEGTVNIVK; from the coding sequence ATGAACGAAGTAATACAAAATATCATAACAAGAAGAAGTATAAGGGTGTATAAAGAAGAGCAAATTTCGGATGAAGACTTAAGTAAAATATTAGAAGCTGCTAAGTTCGCTCCAAGCGGAATGAATAGTCAGGATTGGCATTTTACAGCTGTACAAAATAGAGAGAAGATAAATAAGCTAATTTCAGCAGCTAAAGAAGCATTACAAAATTCTCCTATAGAACAGCTAAATAAGATGGCCAATAATCCAAACTTTAACCCATTTTATAATGCACCTACTATAGTGATAACATCTTGTGATAAAAACTTACCAGTAGGACAATCTGATTGTGCTGCAGCAATACAAAACATAATGTTAGCCGCTCATTCACTTAACATTGGATCATGTTGGGTACATACTTTAGCTATGGTTGGAGATGATCCTAATGTCAGAAATGTGCTTACTGAGCTAGGAATTCCAGAAAACTATGCGACATTTGGTACAGCAACCCTAGGCTTTAATGGAGGGAAAGAACCAAAAGCTCCAACAAGAAAAGAAGGAACGGTAAATATAGTAAAATAA
- a CDS encoding tannase/feruloyl esterase family alpha/beta hydrolase, giving the protein MKISKKSWTTVSAFATSCVFMFNGSSAVASTNPKDSIVIATSSSTNPKDFKVYDESSNFTIPAEIPASKIGLPTSGATISSATIVKSDEKGNLNGEYCKVLGAIHPVDKNAPDINFQVNLPVKWNSKILQYGGGGFDGALVTADSGYYGQMVSDPTPLAQGYVTFGSDSGHVNSSYWDSKWALNDEALNNFASDQLKKTKDTVLEIVQAFYKSKPSQVYFVGGSNGGREALKVVQRFPTEYNGVICYFPVLNWVPKAITDSRNADVVQANNGAGWISPEQYKLVNQTILGIDDGLDGVKDGIISNIYGAEKKKDEVLKALKNILSDAQIKTLETFASPMKFNYPLANGLTTMPGYPVFKGAPLADMYLNQFGTAPTARDGLMAESGDAVIKNMIVRDDNFNPENFDADKWRDKAVQASELLDATNPDISAFKNNGGKLILIHGAGDQIVTFQGTIDYYNQLINKFGKDSLGEFVKFYMVPGNGHYNSETWNMGSDTLGALDQWVVNNKAPENLIVTDQSEKTKGRTRPLLEYPAYPEYKGSGDVNSAENFSSATP; this is encoded by the coding sequence ATGAAAATTTCAAAGAAAAGTTGGACCACCGTAAGTGCTTTTGCAACTAGTTGTGTGTTCATGTTTAATGGAAGTAGTGCAGTAGCTTCCACTAATCCAAAAGATTCTATAGTTATTGCTACATCATCATCTACTAATCCAAAAGATTTTAAAGTTTATGATGAATCAAGCAATTTTACGATACCAGCAGAAATTCCTGCATCAAAAATAGGGCTGCCTACATCAGGTGCTACGATAAGTTCAGCAACTATAGTGAAATCTGATGAAAAGGGTAATCTGAATGGAGAATACTGCAAGGTATTAGGTGCAATCCATCCAGTAGATAAAAATGCGCCAGACATTAACTTTCAGGTTAACCTTCCTGTAAAATGGAACAGTAAAATACTACAATATGGTGGCGGCGGATTTGACGGCGCTCTGGTTACTGCTGATAGTGGATATTACGGGCAAATGGTTTCAGATCCAACACCTTTGGCTCAAGGGTATGTGACATTTGGTAGTGATAGTGGTCATGTAAATTCTTCATATTGGGATAGTAAATGGGCGCTTAATGATGAAGCCTTAAATAATTTTGCCTCTGACCAGTTAAAGAAAACAAAGGATACAGTACTAGAAATAGTACAGGCCTTTTATAAATCCAAGCCGTCTCAGGTATATTTTGTTGGCGGGTCTAATGGTGGACGAGAAGCGTTGAAGGTTGTGCAACGTTTCCCAACAGAATATAACGGCGTTATTTGCTATTTCCCTGTATTAAACTGGGTACCTAAGGCAATTACGGATAGCAGAAATGCAGATGTCGTACAAGCTAATAATGGAGCAGGTTGGATTAGCCCTGAACAGTATAAGCTTGTTAATCAAACCATCCTTGGAATAGATGATGGACTAGATGGCGTTAAAGATGGAATAATAAGCAACATTTATGGTGCTGAAAAAAAGAAGGATGAAGTTTTAAAGGCTTTGAAAAACATATTATCAGATGCGCAGATAAAAACATTAGAAACATTTGCTTCACCTATGAAATTTAATTATCCTCTTGCCAATGGATTAACCACTATGCCAGGATATCCTGTTTTTAAGGGAGCACCTTTAGCCGATATGTATCTAAACCAATTTGGTACAGCACCAACTGCCAGAGATGGCTTAATGGCAGAAAGTGGGGATGCTGTTATTAAAAATATGATAGTTCGAGATGATAATTTTAATCCTGAAAATTTTGATGCAGATAAATGGCGTGACAAAGCTGTACAAGCTTCAGAATTACTTGATGCTACAAATCCAGATATCTCAGCTTTTAAGAATAATGGAGGAAAATTGATTCTTATTCATGGAGCAGGAGATCAAATTGTTACCTTTCAAGGCACAATTGACTACTATAATCAGCTAATTAACAAATTCGGTAAGGACTCTCTTGGCGAGTTTGTAAAATTCTATATGGTTCCAGGAAATGGCCATTATAATTCAGAAACCTGGAATATGGGATCCGATACATTGGGCGCATTGGATCAATGGGTAGTAAATAATAAAGCTCCTGAGAATTTGATTGTAACAGATCAGTCTGAAAAGACTAAAGGCCGCACACGTCCGCTTTTGGAATATCCTGCGTATCCAGAGTACAAAGGAAGCGGAGATGTAAATTCCGCTGAAAATTTTAGTAGCGCTACACCTTAA
- a CDS encoding MurR/RpiR family transcriptional regulator translates to MEVSVRLKIKSLYNGLSTKEQNIADYILENPISVAHNSISYLSDELNVADSTLFQFAKKLGYSGFKEFKMAILIEENNFSTTSIHEKIEIDDNELTMAQKVFDSNIKTLTNTKKILGLDDLKKAAEIISNSNLLYFFGVGGSGILAEDAYHKFLRSPAHVRHSTDYHIQLMEASLLTPQDCAICISHTGKSKETIRIAELVKEAGAKVIVITSHASSPLAKIGDVVFISISEEIEFHSEALSSRISQLSILDSLYVILMFMNKEKSKEALSKVRRTIWDVKH, encoded by the coding sequence ATGGAGGTATCTGTTAGACTTAAAATTAAATCGTTATACAATGGATTAAGTACTAAAGAACAAAATATTGCAGACTATATACTTGAAAATCCCATTTCTGTGGCTCACAATTCTATCAGCTATTTATCTGATGAACTCAATGTTGCAGACTCTACTTTATTTCAATTCGCAAAAAAACTAGGCTATTCTGGCTTTAAAGAGTTTAAGATGGCTATCTTAATTGAAGAAAATAATTTTTCAACTACATCAATTCATGAAAAAATTGAAATTGATGATAATGAATTAACTATGGCACAAAAAGTCTTTGATTCAAACATTAAAACACTAACTAATACTAAGAAGATATTAGGGTTAGACGATTTGAAAAAAGCGGCTGAGATTATATCAAATTCAAATCTACTATATTTTTTTGGTGTCGGTGGATCAGGAATACTTGCAGAAGATGCATATCATAAATTTTTACGTTCCCCAGCTCATGTCCGTCATAGTACTGATTATCATATACAACTTATGGAAGCATCTTTATTAACACCACAGGATTGTGCAATTTGTATCTCACATACAGGAAAATCAAAAGAAACTATCAGGATTGCTGAATTAGTAAAAGAAGCCGGTGCAAAAGTAATTGTTATCACTAGCCATGCATCTTCTCCTCTAGCTAAGATAGGTGATGTAGTTTTTATTTCTATATCTGAAGAAATCGAATTTCATTCAGAAGCCTTATCTTCTCGTATATCTCAATTAAGCATCTTAGATTCACTCTATGTAATTTTGATGTTTATGAATAAAGAGAAATCAAAAGAAGCTTTATCTAAAGTTAGGCGCACTATATGGGACGTAAAGCATTAA